The following coding sequences lie in one Psychrilyobacter atlanticus DSM 19335 genomic window:
- a CDS encoding type IV secretion system protein — translation MGNLTELMKFFEKKLLVIPDNLQPYALGLLATLVTIDLGLLAFQLGEIDVIKTLCKKTFKYGMITYFITDYSSLVNVLIDSFIKIGEVALGGKAGIEFFRSPSKIIDIGVNLTADILSKVKDMGITNIGDIVVSYFYIAIILIIVFFMALSIFIAWMEFFAIVGIGVIFLPFAVLNKTAFLAEKVFSLVLNLSIKLMVLSLILNLSVDFLTSFTTKAAILNAHQDSIYKVSSLGTLMFLMLKCPSLVASILSGSPNLSGNDVATLGGSTGRSIINNTRGGIQKAGNLKEGLKGNASSRTSMSNLAGRGANIIGKGGMGLGKAGASLGKKFTGKK, via the coding sequence ATGGGAAATTTAACAGAATTAATGAAATTCTTTGAAAAAAAGTTATTAGTTATTCCAGATAATTTACAACCCTATGCATTGGGACTTTTAGCTACATTAGTTACGATAGATCTAGGATTATTAGCTTTTCAATTAGGAGAGATAGATGTCATAAAAACATTATGTAAAAAAACTTTTAAATACGGCATGATCACATACTTTATAACTGATTATTCTAGTTTAGTAAATGTTCTTATTGATTCATTTATTAAAATAGGAGAGGTTGCTTTAGGTGGGAAAGCAGGTATTGAATTCTTTAGAAGTCCTTCTAAAATAATTGATATAGGAGTGAATCTAACAGCTGATATATTAAGTAAAGTTAAAGATATGGGAATAACAAATATAGGAGATATAGTAGTTAGTTATTTTTATATAGCTATTATTTTAATTATTGTATTTTTTATGGCTCTTTCAATATTCATAGCATGGATGGAGTTTTTTGCAATAGTGGGGATAGGAGTTATCTTTTTACCATTTGCAGTGCTGAACAAAACGGCATTTTTAGCAGAAAAGGTTTTTTCTTTAGTTTTGAATTTATCAATAAAGTTAATGGTTTTATCGCTAATTTTAAATCTATCAGTTGATTTCTTAACCTCTTTTACTACAAAGGCAGCAATACTGAATGCCCATCAAGATAGTATTTATAAAGTTTCATCTTTAGGAACATTGATGTTTTTAATGCTTAAATGTCCTAGTCTTGTTGCTAGTATATTATCTGGCTCTCCTAATCTGAGTGGAAATGATGTTGCTACATTAGGGGGATCGACAGGAAGGTCAATCATTAATAATACTAGAGGTGGAATACAGAAAGCTGGGAATTTAAAAGAAGGGTTAAAAGGAAATGCATCTTCTAGAACATCCATGTCTAATTTAGCGGGAAGAGGAGCTAACATTATTGGAAAAGGTGGAATGGGATTAGGAAAAGCAGGTGCTAGTTTAGGTAAGAAGTTTACAGGAAAAAAATAA
- a CDS encoding S26 family signal peptidase, with protein MLGVILLSRFFTYNISDSIPKGFYFLSPKAQNIEKEDIVVIPIDRLDKEIQNIIFERGYLPRFTKYLIKEVKGTYNDDVYLKADELHISGEQFKVQTYDTLKRPLPVLNNDDFTLKEDEFLTLGVKENSFDSRYFGKIKKDQIKYMAKKVNNKYFKIKTNKDSR; from the coding sequence ATCTTAGGAGTGATTTTGTTATCTAGATTTTTTACATATAATATTAGTGATTCTATCCCAAAAGGTTTTTATTTTCTTTCACCAAAGGCTCAAAATATAGAAAAAGAAGATATTGTAGTTATACCTATTGATAGGTTAGATAAAGAGATACAAAATATAATATTTGAGAGAGGTTATTTACCTAGATTTACAAAATATCTTATTAAAGAGGTTAAAGGAACATATAATGACGATGTTTACCTAAAAGCAGATGAACTTCATATATCAGGGGAACAATTTAAAGTACAAACATACGACACATTAAAAAGACCTCTTCCGGTATTAAACAATGATGATTTTACTCTAAAAGAAGATGAATTCCTAACTTTAGGAGTCAAAGAAAACTCTTTTGATTCTAGATATTTTGGGAAAATTAAAAAGGATCAAATTAAATATATGGCTAAAAAAGTAAATAACAAATATTTTAAAATTAAGACTAATAAAGATAGTCGTTGA
- a CDS encoding autotransporter domain-containing protein: MKKKIAIIALIAISNLANAQLNENQNEFIKVNKNNLLNDEKRFQENKILVFGNFNYYNKNSRHSKSYKKKGTVNPPLRPIGEYKPLTPEVDPLRPIGEYKPLTPEVDPLRPIDKYEPITPTVPPIYKPEIIIWEDGKDITGTSYTLTHDVTTNTNDGLKTIGGEIINEATITVAGEWKYGMKVENGGNGINNGIINASKGVRAIDGGKIINNGLISLTEPNISKVGMQADTSGVVVNEETGVIEIESNGGIWDSGMKTVDGIAKNKGEIILSGGGSIKDGMFAIGNGTIINEETGIIEINSDDGDSYGMNADDDSTAVNEGKITLNGHGIGMTAGDRGVVTNKGRIILNGDGNTTFGMYATGNGTIINEEKGIIEVLNSGDDGSYGLIAHDDSTAINKGTININSKNGIYDSGMYVDGTGIATNEGTINMNGGSYGMNAKDSGTIINEEKGIIEIKDGIWTYGMSVENGIAINKGKIVFNDGYTGKVGMIAIDSGTVTNENIIEINAMNGVGMRANNTSTAINKGTININGDNGIGIEINSGATGINDDLGVINLNANDGIGIKVDGVGSSYVNNGDINIASGTTGNQKIVLSGGATFSNSGSIVTEGEFNTDKMGNGQFIMSDGGSLEAETIKGDIYASGALAMGGYDDIYSTYKMLKTTNLEGEIISNSAMFNADFTENADENGFYDVVLDRKDFNAIVSNEELGKILEDNYEENGDKFKENYYDALKLVTTEKGLNKAAEDSYGMSYYPTLAKQTFEIINDSNQVIVNNVIDNVKYREVDETIAIAGVNVTRLENDSYNDISGYDTDLYSVYLGAEKQLSKNTRIGGIITIGKSDTESKENEGGPREDYYYQGNLYLTYENDERLKFTSMVFGGITDTALERTLAFGSLNETMTDDINNYYLGINNEVSKKYYFNGNYIKPKFEINFTYMMQDDISESGDQGLEIDGVNSISLETGIGLALGRDFYLENRSKINLEGSVTGYAELGDPYKDLDSTFNTLSTDKVKIDGYNNDDFYGEILMGGSYETEDLLTIYTKVGYRIGNDFEGFVGNIGLNYLF, from the coding sequence ATGAAAAAAAAGATAGCAATTATAGCACTAATAGCTATATCAAACTTAGCTAATGCACAATTAAATGAAAATCAAAATGAATTCATTAAAGTAAATAAAAACAACTTATTAAATGATGAGAAAAGATTTCAAGAAAATAAGATATTAGTATTTGGAAATTTCAATTACTACAATAAGAATAGTAGACATTCTAAGAGTTATAAAAAGAAAGGAACTGTAAACCCACCATTAAGGCCAATAGGTGAATACAAGCCGTTAACCCCAGAAGTAGATCCATTAAGGCCAATAGGCGAGTATAAACCATTAACTCCAGAAGTAGATCCATTAAGACCAATAGATAAATATGAACCTATAACACCAACAGTTCCTCCAATATATAAACCAGAGATAATAATTTGGGAAGATGGAAAAGATATTACAGGAACTTCATATACACTAACGCATGATGTTACAACTAATACGAATGATGGTTTGAAAACAATAGGCGGTGAAATTATAAACGAAGCAACTATAACAGTTGCAGGAGAGTGGAAATATGGAATGAAGGTAGAAAATGGAGGGAATGGAATAAATAACGGGATTATTAATGCTTCTAAAGGTGTAAGAGCTATAGATGGTGGGAAAATAATTAATAACGGATTAATCTCTTTAACAGAACCTAATATTTCTAAAGTAGGTATGCAAGCTGATACTTCTGGAGTAGTTGTAAATGAAGAAACAGGAGTTATAGAAATAGAGAGTAACGGCGGAATTTGGGATTCTGGGATGAAAACAGTGGATGGTATAGCGAAAAACAAAGGGGAAATAATTTTAAGTGGCGGCGGCAGTATAAAAGATGGAATGTTTGCAATAGGTAACGGAACGATAATCAATGAAGAAACAGGAATAATAGAAATAAATAGTGATGATGGTGATAGTTATGGGATGAATGCAGATGACGATAGTACAGCAGTAAATGAAGGGAAAATAACTTTAAATGGTCATGGGATAGGAATGACTGCAGGCGATAGAGGAGTAGTAACAAATAAGGGAAGAATAATTTTAAATGGTGATGGAAATACAACATTTGGAATGTATGCAACTGGTAATGGAACAATAATTAATGAAGAGAAAGGGATAATAGAAGTGTTAAATAGTGGTGATGATGGAAGTTACGGATTGATTGCCCATGACGATAGTACAGCTATAAATAAAGGAACAATTAATATAAATAGTAAAAATGGAATTTATGATTCTGGAATGTATGTAGACGGTACAGGAATAGCAACGAATGAAGGAACAATTAATATGAATGGTGGAAGCTATGGAATGAATGCGAAAGATAGTGGAACGATAATCAATGAAGAAAAAGGAATAATAGAAATAAAAGATGGAATTTGGACCTATGGAATGAGTGTAGAAAATGGAATAGCAATAAATAAAGGGAAAATAGTTTTCAATGATGGTTATACAGGAAAAGTAGGAATGATTGCAATAGATAGTGGAACGGTAACTAATGAAAATATCATAGAGATTAATGCTATGAATGGTGTAGGAATGAGAGCAAATAATACATCAACAGCAATAAATAAAGGAACTATTAATATAAATGGTGATAATGGTATCGGTATTGAAATTAATAGTGGAGCAACAGGAATAAATGATGACCTTGGAGTAATTAATCTTAATGCTAATGATGGGATAGGGATTAAAGTAGATGGAGTAGGTAGTTCATATGTTAATAATGGTGATATAAATATTGCTTCTGGAACTACAGGAAATCAAAAGATTGTTTTATCTGGTGGTGCTACTTTTTCAAACTCAGGATCTATAGTTACGGAAGGAGAATTTAATACAGATAAAATGGGAAATGGTCAGTTCATTATGTCTGATGGAGGGAGCCTGGAAGCAGAAACAATAAAAGGTGATATCTATGCTAGTGGAGCTTTAGCAATGGGCGGATATGATGATATTTATAGTACATATAAGATGTTGAAGACAACAAACTTAGAAGGAGAGATAATCTCTAATTCAGCGATGTTTAATGCTGATTTTACGGAAAATGCAGATGAAAATGGGTTTTATGATGTTGTCTTAGATAGGAAAGATTTTAATGCCATTGTTAGCAATGAAGAGTTAGGAAAAATATTAGAAGATAACTATGAAGAAAATGGAGATAAATTCAAAGAGAACTACTATGATGCCCTAAAACTAGTGACAACAGAAAAAGGCTTGAATAAAGCTGCTGAAGATAGTTATGGAATGTCTTACTATCCAACATTAGCTAAGCAGACTTTCGAAATAATAAACGATAGTAATCAAGTAATAGTTAATAATGTTATAGATAACGTGAAGTATAGAGAAGTAGATGAAACTATAGCAATAGCAGGGGTTAATGTAACAAGATTAGAAAATGATTCATATAATGATATCTCAGGATATGATACTGATTTATACAGTGTTTATTTAGGAGCAGAAAAACAATTGAGTAAAAATACTCGTATTGGTGGAATTATTACTATTGGAAAAAGTGATACAGAATCTAAAGAGAACGAGGGTGGGCCTAGAGAAGATTATTATTATCAAGGGAATTTATACCTTACATATGAAAATGATGAAAGGTTAAAGTTTACATCCATGGTTTTTGGAGGAATTACAGATACGGCATTAGAGAGAACTTTGGCATTTGGGAGCTTAAATGAAACTATGACAGATGATATTAATAACTATTATTTAGGAATAAACAATGAAGTAAGTAAAAAATATTATTTTAACGGGAACTATATAAAGCCTAAATTTGAGATTAATTTTACATATATGATGCAAGATGATATTTCAGAATCAGGAGATCAAGGTTTAGAAATTGATGGTGTAAATTCCATATCTCTAGAAACAGGGATAGGTTTAGCACTAGGAAGAGATTTCTATTTAGAAAACAGAAGTAAAATCAATCTTGAGGGAAGTGTAACAGGATATGCAGAGTTAGGAGACCCATATAAAGATTTAGATTCAACATTTAATACTTTAAGCACAGATAAAGTTAAGATAGATGGATATAACAATGATGATTTTTATGGGGAGATCTTAATGGGAGGAAGCTACGAAACAGAAGACTTATTAACTATATATACAAAAGTAGGATATAGGATAGGGAATGACTTTGAAGGTTTTGTAGGAAATATTGGATTAAATTACTTGTTTTAA
- a CDS encoding DNA topoisomerase, giving the protein MKLIICEKPSLALNIAKALGKFDKKDGYFIVNDYIVTFAFGHLFELKNVTDYLGEKIKWSDIKLPFIPKEFEFRIKNDEGVKKQFKVIKDIIEKNQIEKIINCGDADREGQIIIDTIIEQLEYDGHVGRMWLPEQTKETIMLKLQNTKDNKKYLSLANEGYARTYMDWLLGINFTIYCTVKKGTLLKVGRVMTPIIKYIHERDLKIKKFKSEKYIQLVSEEDIKLNLKQKFSPEEKNYIEEVKDKLNKSEAIVVKVKKENIKRVPKKLFSLSKLQSELSKSHKISFENSLKTIQSLYEKQLITYPRTNTEYLAENEIEKIEEIIKNYSEINLKVEKKKSIFDDSKIESHSAIIVTNKKIDDVNLNKVESIVYDTILNRFISNFLNEETVISKTTLEIKIADEIFNLKGEVIDQEGFLKYEPEKITDNLPKLKEGDRIKINFKEVEKETIPPKKINESSLAAFLKNPFKTEKTTEDEEYRAILEGVEIGTEATRTGVITKCLKEGYISRQGQNFSIEPKGEILIETLKILEVDLFKERNIEFSKKLKRINKGELSLKTLIDEISKELIETLSKVIEVDKVEANAEKEIIGKCPKCGKNIYQGKTKTDKLNYYCEGYKDGCKFTLWEEAKHYKNSIKITKAKAKLLLKKNGTAKFMVGKSVKKLKIKLNGDWVNFEEKL; this is encoded by the coding sequence ATGAAGTTAATAATATGTGAAAAACCAAGTTTGGCTCTAAACATAGCTAAAGCATTAGGAAAATTTGATAAAAAAGATGGATATTTTATTGTGAATGATTATATTGTTACTTTTGCCTTTGGCCATTTATTTGAATTGAAAAATGTTACAGACTATCTAGGAGAAAAAATAAAATGGTCAGACATTAAATTGCCATTTATACCAAAAGAATTTGAATTCCGAATAAAAAATGATGAAGGGGTAAAGAAACAATTCAAAGTAATTAAAGATATTATTGAAAAAAATCAAATAGAAAAAATAATAAATTGTGGAGACGCAGATCGTGAGGGACAGATAATCATAGACACGATAATCGAGCAATTGGAGTATGACGGTCACGTAGGGAGAATGTGGTTGCCGGAACAAACAAAAGAAACTATAATGTTGAAATTACAAAATACAAAAGATAATAAAAAATATCTTTCGTTAGCTAATGAAGGCTATGCCAGAACTTATATGGATTGGCTTTTAGGAATTAACTTTACAATTTATTGTACAGTAAAAAAAGGGACATTATTAAAGGTTGGAAGAGTGATGACTCCAATTATAAAGTATATTCATGAAAGGGATTTAAAAATAAAAAAATTTAAATCTGAAAAATATATTCAATTAGTTTCTGAAGAAGATATAAAGTTAAATCTTAAACAAAAATTTTCTCCTGAAGAAAAAAATTATATTGAAGAGGTAAAGGATAAATTAAATAAGTCGGAAGCTATAGTTGTAAAAGTGAAAAAAGAAAATATAAAAAGAGTTCCTAAAAAATTATTTTCATTATCAAAACTGCAATCAGAACTTTCAAAATCTCATAAGATTAGTTTTGAAAATTCATTAAAGACTATTCAGAGTCTTTACGAGAAACAACTTATTACTTATCCAAGAACTAATACAGAGTATCTTGCTGAAAATGAGATTGAAAAAATTGAAGAGATAATTAAAAATTATTCAGAAATTAATTTAAAAGTAGAAAAGAAAAAATCAATATTTGATGATTCTAAGATTGAAAGTCATAGTGCGATTATAGTAACAAATAAAAAAATAGATGATGTAAATCTTAATAAAGTTGAAAGTATTGTATATGACACTATACTAAATAGATTTATTTCTAATTTTTTAAATGAAGAAACTGTTATATCTAAAACAACTTTAGAAATTAAAATTGCAGATGAAATTTTTAATTTAAAAGGAGAAGTAATAGACCAGGAAGGTTTTTTGAAATATGAACCTGAAAAAATAACAGACAACCTTCCAAAGTTAAAAGAAGGAGATAGAATTAAAATTAATTTTAAAGAAGTTGAAAAAGAGACTATTCCGCCAAAGAAAATTAATGAGAGTAGTTTAGCTGCCTTTTTAAAGAATCCGTTTAAAACAGAAAAAACAACAGAGGATGAAGAGTATAGAGCAATTCTTGAAGGTGTTGAAATAGGTACTGAAGCTACAAGGACAGGTGTAATCACCAAATGTTTAAAAGAGGGATATATAAGTAGGCAAGGTCAAAATTTTTCTATAGAACCGAAAGGTGAGATTCTAATAGAGACCTTAAAGATATTAGAGGTAGATCTATTTAAAGAAAGAAATATTGAATTTTCAAAAAAATTGAAACGAATCAATAAAGGAGAATTATCTTTAAAAACCCTAATTGATGAAATTTCTAAAGAATTAATAGAAACTTTATCAAAAGTTATTGAGGTTGATAAAGTCGAAGCTAATGCTGAAAAAGAGATTATAGGAAAATGTCCAAAGTGTGGAAAGAATATTTATCAAGGAAAGACGAAAACAGATAAATTAAATTACTATTGTGAAGGATATAAAGACGGTTGTAAGTTTACTTTATGGGAAGAAGCAAAGCATTATAAGAATTCAATAAAAATTACTAAAGCAAAAGCAAAATTATTGTTAAAGAAAAATGGAACAGCTAAATTTATGGTAGGAAAAAGTGTAAAGAAATTAAAAATAAAACTTAATGGTGATTGGGTTAATTTTGAAGAAAAATTATAG